Proteins encoded in a region of the Rutidosis leptorrhynchoides isolate AG116_Rl617_1_P2 chromosome 9, CSIRO_AGI_Rlap_v1, whole genome shotgun sequence genome:
- the LOC139868824 gene encoding uncharacterized protein produces the protein MNRALELIDALDELSDNEEVEPIPRAPRRYLHRDRQGRATALWSDYFSDDLTYPDDYFRNRFRMSKPLFLRICQGILNFSQTPVPSYFIQRRDATGLLGFNIVQKVTSAIRQLAYAASADVFDEYLHMCEHTSYDCLNNFCKCVFHLYGPEYLRKPNAQDVQRLTTKHAQIHGFPGMLGSIDCMHWRWRNCLACWKGHYT, from the coding sequence ATGAATCGAGCACTCGAATTAATTGACGCGTTAGATGAATTAAGTGATAACGAAGAAGTTGAACCAATACCACGAGCACCTAGAAGATATTTACATAGAGATCGTCAGGGCCGTGCAACGGCTTTATGGAGTGATTATTTTTCCGACGATCTCACATATCCGGACGATTATTTTCGTAATCGTTTTCGAATGAGCAAACCTCTCTTTCTTCGTATATGTCAAGGTATTTTGAACTTTTCTCAAACTCCGGTTCCTTCGTATTTTATTCAAAGACGTGATGCTACCGGATTACTTGGTTTTAATATTGTTCAAAAAGTAACATCCGCCATACGTCAACTAGCTTATGCCGCTTCGGCCGATGTTTTTGATGAGTATTTGCATATGTGTGAACATACCTCATATGATTGTTTAAACAACTTCTGCAAATGTGTTTTTCACTTGTACGGACCCGAATATTTGAGAAAACCAAATGCACAAGATGTGCAACGTTTGACCACTAAACATGCTCAAATACATGGTTTTCCGGGGATGTTAGgaagtattgattgtatgcattggagaTGGAGAAATTGTCTGGCATGTTGGAAGGGTCATTATACATGA